Sequence from the Cucumis sativus cultivar 9930 chromosome 1, Cucumber_9930_V3, whole genome shotgun sequence genome:
TGACGAAACACTATGTCATAATTATATGAGTTTGAGTTCTAATACCGTTAGAACGAAATATGAAATCGagaagaaatcaaatctttaattaaactCATGAAATAGAACatagaaaaagataattaaatacatatacatatatatatatatactctttaCCCAAAAGTAAAAAGGCCAAACACAACctatgtaataaaaaaaaacccacgTTTAGCTTTTGTTTGATCGTTGGCCCCCCACCCAGCTTCAACAATACATCCTCATATATATGAAACAcacatcaatattttatatatagtttttttatatgtatatatgtgtatagATAAATATTATTCCACCACACTTCAAATTAAAGATTGTCCAAAGCACACTCGGGCGGGGTTTGAGGGTAACGAGACTTGTCGGTGCAATAGTCATAGATCATATGATTGGCTTTGACCCATTGGTAATTTTTTGCTTGGGCAGGGCTTAAAGTCCTATAGGCAGTCCCTTCCCACCAATTGTTGGGGTTTGAAGGGCAGTTTGCTGGCCCTGGGACAGGGCAACCCTCGATGTCAAAGTCCTTGTAATATGCATAGAATGGGGCTTTCTTCCAATCAATCTTCTCCAAACCACCTCTTGTGGCCCAGTCATCCGCTTCCCATAGTGTTGAATACACTCCCATTGGTTGTAACTTTGGATATGGGATCCCTTTCTCTTCGTGGTTCTTATATACCCTTATTGGGATATCATCCACACCAAATCTGCACTCCTCATATAACATTCATCTCATCATCTCATCAtcttatctatatatatatgtatatagataACTTGTTAATTAACACTTACATGATTAGCCAACGAGTCCACATGATTGAATAAGTATGGAAATCAGCTGCAGGGTCGAACCACAAGTTCACCCTTTGCTCTCTATCACCCTTTCCATGAGCatatatattagtttgaaCTGTGTATGGTTGTCCACTCCTATTTCCCAAGAACTCAAAGTCTAATTCATCCCGTATTGTGTCCGTGTCTGAGTTCATCTgcacaatttatttattattaaaattacattcattataattatttgtttttataatgcTAACTTACGTAAAATGCAGTCACTGTTCCTGCCGAGTCGCCAGGAACCAACTTTATTTTCATGCTCACTTTTCCAAACAAGTATTGCCGCCTCGACGCAAACCCACAGCCTAAAAATCCATCAAACATATTCGGcttcaagttttcttttcaactaaTCTTAAATCTTATTCTAAATTAATGAGCATCCatgcatttaaaattttcaatacacAGTCCTTCAACAAAATCTAGTAACAAAAGAATGATACATCAATgcacaaataattcaattgatATATGTTCAAACCCCATCCTGATTATATGTGTAATAAATGCattctttttcaagtttttatgTCAATTGGTAGTTTATCACGAGGAATATATTGTCACTGTCTATTTCAACAGGTAACATCCCTTGATGATTGTAGTGATAAAGATTTTTATGAACATTTATTCACTTCAAATTAGCTTATTTGTTCCAATCAATTTAGAAGGTTCTCCACCATCAAACATTATGTTTCTCGgtcattttgtgttttattgtttaacTTTAAGATAAGATTTAGATTTTGTGATTTTGTGAGAATTTATACTTTTACTGTAAATTTttgcattaaaaaagaaattgcttTTGTTTCAACTcaagataaaaacattttaaaacttttttcctAGGATTAAAGATATTAATGCAACAAATGGAAGTCCA
This genomic interval carries:
- the LOC105434399 gene encoding probable xyloglucan endotransglucosylase/hydrolase protein 7, translating into MKGLRGFDVIGLFVICMYVVALSIVVSGRPATFLEDFRVTWADNHVRQLDGGRGIQLVLDQSSGCGFASRRQYLFGKVSMKIKLVPGDSAGTVTAFYMNSDTDTIRDELDFEFLGNRSGQPYTVQTNIYAHGKGDREQRVNLWFDPAADFHTYSIMWTRWLIIFGVDDIPIRVYKNHEEKGIPYPKLQPMGVYSTLWEADDWATRGGLEKIDWKKAPFYAYYKDFDIEGCPVPGPANCPSNPNNWWEGTAYRTLSPAQAKNYQWVKANHMIYDYCTDKSRYPQTPPECALDNL